One Erpetoichthys calabaricus chromosome 8, fErpCal1.3, whole genome shotgun sequence DNA segment encodes these proteins:
- the lypd6b gene encoding ly6/PLAUR domain-containing protein 6B, with protein sequence MELFPCSCWTVLFQLLEFLFLTNYGISKNINFYNVKPLMNPTPFPNSFKCFTCDHAEDNYNCNRWAEDKWCPRYTEYCMTVHHFTSQGRSKSVTKRCAFKEECQAVGCRHHRDTGHTECISCCEGMVCNVEVPTNHTNAVFYMAQSWRSSGPRISAVSTTIFCIIVLVSLFS encoded by the exons ATGGAGCTCTTTCCTTGTTCCTGCTGGACAGTCCTTTTTCAGTTACTTGagtttctgtttttaacaaaCTACGGAATTTCTAAAAACATAAACTTTTACAATGTAAAGCCACTAATGAATC CAACACCTTTCCCGAACAGCTTCAAGTGCTTCACTTGTGACCATGCAGAAGATAATTACAACTGTAACAGATGGGCTGAAGACAAATGGTGCCCACGGT ATACGGAATACTGCATGACAGTTCACCATTTTACAAGTCAGGGCAGAAGCAAATCAGTAACAAAGAGATGTGCGTTTAAGGAAGAATGTCAAGCTGTGGGATGTAGACATCACAGAGATACAGGTCATACG GAATGCATCTCTTGTTGTGAAGGCATGGTCTGCAATGTTGAGGTCCCAACAAATCACACTAATGCAGTATTTTATATGGCACAGTCTTGGAGATCCTCAGGACCCAGAATTTCTGCAGTTAGCACTACAATTTTCTGCATTATAGTGCTTGTatctttattttcatga